A genome region from Nocardia sp. NBC_00565 includes the following:
- a CDS encoding ATP-dependent 6-phosphofructokinase encodes MRIGVLTGGGDCPGLNAVIRAVVRTANGRYGDAIVGFQDGWRGLLEDRKIPIANDDRTDRLLTKGGTMLGTARTNPDVLRAGLDQIRRTLDDNGIEALIPIGGEGTLTAASWLSDEGVPVVGVPKTIDNDIDCTDVTFGHDTALSIASEAIDRLHTTAESHQRVMLVEVMGRHAGWIAINSGMAAGAHLTLVPEVPFDVDEVCTLIKRRFQRGDKHFICVVAEGAHPAPDSGFALREGGIDEFGHERFTGVAQQLGSEIERRIGKEVRTTVLGHVQRGGSPTPYDRVLATRFGLHAAEAVHAGQFGQMVALHGTSIDLVPLSEATKQLKRVPRDRYLEAEAFFG; translated from the coding sequence ATGCGCATCGGAGTCTTGACCGGAGGCGGCGACTGTCCTGGACTGAACGCGGTCATCCGTGCCGTCGTTCGCACCGCGAACGGCCGCTACGGCGACGCGATTGTCGGGTTCCAGGACGGTTGGCGCGGTCTATTGGAGGATCGGAAGATCCCGATCGCCAATGATGATCGCACCGACCGCCTGCTCACCAAGGGCGGCACCATGCTCGGCACCGCCCGCACCAATCCGGATGTGCTGCGCGCCGGCCTCGACCAGATCCGGCGCACCCTCGACGACAACGGCATCGAGGCGCTGATCCCGATCGGCGGCGAGGGCACCCTCACCGCCGCCAGCTGGCTGTCCGACGAGGGTGTTCCGGTGGTCGGCGTTCCGAAGACCATCGACAACGATATCGACTGCACCGACGTCACTTTCGGGCACGACACCGCGCTCTCCATCGCGTCCGAGGCGATCGACCGGCTGCATACCACCGCGGAATCGCATCAGCGCGTCATGCTGGTCGAGGTGATGGGCCGCCACGCGGGCTGGATCGCGATCAACTCCGGTATGGCGGCTGGCGCGCACCTGACCCTGGTGCCAGAGGTCCCGTTCGATGTCGACGAGGTCTGCACGCTGATCAAGCGCCGCTTCCAGCGCGGCGACAAGCACTTCATCTGCGTGGTCGCCGAGGGCGCGCATCCGGCGCCGGACTCCGGATTCGCGTTGCGCGAGGGTGGCATCGACGAGTTCGGGCACGAGCGCTTCACCGGCGTCGCCCAGCAGCTCGGCTCGGAGATCGAACGCCGCATCGGCAAGGAAGTCCGCACCACCGTCCTCGGCCACGTCCAGCGCGGCGGCAGCCCGACCCCCTACGATCGGGTGCTGGCCACCCGTTTCGGCCTGCACGCCGCCGAGGCGGTGCACGCGGGCCAGTTCGGTCAAATGGTCGCGCTGCACGGCACTTCCATCGATCTGGTGCCGTTGTCGGAGGCCACCAAACAACTCAAGCGGGTGCCCCGGGATCGCTATCTCGAGGCGGAGGCGTTCTTCGGCTGA
- a CDS encoding PH domain-containing protein, whose translation MSSPHQSVPPAKSSHTPESGSATGSAPEASEPKQTAQVIRITQMAYLGVLVLLFCVFFAFVGWPIALWWLLLIPVAAAVWIARTRTTVSEDGLELRTVFGSRHLDWAQIAGVSIPKRGFVRARLTDDTEVKLPAVSYDRLRDLIRAANGRIPDLFAAEAAAREAEYEAREAEAKKSETEAPAAETEAQDSDS comes from the coding sequence GTGTCATCACCGCATCAGTCCGTGCCACCGGCTAAATCGTCCCACACGCCCGAGTCGGGATCGGCGACGGGTAGCGCGCCGGAAGCGTCCGAGCCGAAGCAGACGGCGCAGGTCATCCGTATTACCCAGATGGCCTACCTCGGTGTGCTCGTCTTGCTGTTCTGCGTCTTCTTCGCCTTCGTCGGCTGGCCGATCGCGCTGTGGTGGCTGCTACTGATCCCGGTCGCGGCGGCGGTGTGGATCGCGCGCACGCGCACCACGGTGTCCGAGGACGGGCTCGAGCTGCGCACGGTTTTCGGCTCGCGACATCTCGATTGGGCGCAGATCGCGGGGGTCAGTATTCCCAAGCGCGGGTTCGTGCGGGCGCGGCTCACCGATGACACCGAGGTGAAACTGCCCGCGGTCAGCTATGACCGGCTGCGCGATCTGATCCGCGCGGCGAACGGCCGGATTCCGGACCTGTTCGCGGCGGAGGCCGCGGCGCGCGAGGCGGAGTACGAGGCGCGCGAGGCCGAGGCGAAGAAGAGCGAGACCGAGGCACCTGCCGCCGAGACCGAGGCACAAGACTCCGATTCGTAG
- a CDS encoding serine hydrolase, whose protein sequence is MSSEQFLRRLRTVVGGAVLAGLLLVASCGTDAGGSSVQTSITEAASRTDTQHLTLTVPGTLAAGFQELQIGTRGKIGMAVMAVGGDKMVTFGDWTTGPAWSTMKVPLTIAALRKSSTSSSYAATAAITQSDNAAADTLWQSLGTAQEAAKAVEAVLREGGDTKTTVPTTKTRSDASAFGQADWALAEQVRFAAKLPCLPQTANVIDLMEQITSSQRWGLGEFKEVEFKGGWGPDTSGSYLVRQFGLIHGPAGQVAVAIAAQPDSGTFSDGITIMDRMATLISEHLEELAGGSCD, encoded by the coding sequence ATGTCTTCTGAACAATTCCTCCGGCGTCTGCGCACGGTCGTCGGCGGTGCTGTGCTGGCCGGACTGTTGTTGGTGGCCTCATGCGGTACGGATGCCGGTGGGAGCTCGGTGCAGACCAGCATCACCGAGGCCGCTTCGCGCACCGATACCCAGCACCTGACGCTCACCGTGCCCGGCACGCTGGCCGCCGGATTCCAGGAACTGCAGATCGGCACGCGCGGCAAGATCGGTATGGCGGTCATGGCGGTCGGCGGCGACAAGATGGTCACCTTCGGCGACTGGACCACAGGACCCGCCTGGTCGACCATGAAAGTGCCGTTGACCATCGCCGCGCTGCGCAAGAGTTCGACGAGTTCGAGTTATGCCGCGACGGCGGCGATCACCCAGTCCGACAATGCCGCCGCCGACACCCTGTGGCAGTCCCTCGGCACCGCGCAGGAGGCGGCGAAGGCGGTGGAGGCGGTGCTGCGCGAGGGCGGCGATACCAAGACCACAGTGCCCACCACCAAAACGCGCTCGGACGCCTCGGCGTTCGGACAGGCGGACTGGGCGCTCGCCGAACAGGTTCGGTTCGCCGCAAAACTGCCCTGCCTACCGCAGACCGCGAATGTCATCGATCTGATGGAACAGATCACCTCGAGCCAGCGCTGGGGTCTCGGCGAGTTCAAAGAGGTCGAATTCAAAGGCGGCTGGGGGCCCGACACCTCCGGTTCCTACCTGGTCCGTCAGTTCGGTCTGATCCACGGTCCGGCCGGGCAGGTCGCTGTCGCCATCGCGGCGCAACCCGATTCGGGGACCTTCTCGGATGGGATTACCATCATGGACCGCATGGCCACCCTCATCTCGGAACACCTCGAAGAACTCGCCGGTGGTAGCTGTGACTGA
- a CDS encoding DoxX family protein gives MTEKPKDTSAPIAEGTASPTGEQSAVSSSTGRGVTSPYDLPTGEMPRLHSDTAPRGPELSKDVPRTDEELGLDPEIPSVGEQARANDPTYAYASIPPAPGAGGPGEPSRPLRRRNGDARRGTLDLGLFVLRLVVGGTFIYHGLQKLTGWFNGSGLDGTRDMMAGGGWDHATLSTILVIAGEVGGGGLLVLGLATPLAAGAVLAVILDAWMWKQGMIPGFQYKSGVKSGVELESILAGTAVVLLLTGPGRLSFDRNRGWATRPAFGSFAVLILAIAAAIGTWYWLHGGNPLTGIGPFN, from the coding sequence GTGACCGAGAAGCCCAAAGACACATCCGCGCCCATCGCCGAGGGCACCGCATCGCCCACGGGTGAGCAGTCGGCGGTGTCGTCCTCCACCGGTCGTGGCGTGACCAGTCCCTACGATTTACCCACCGGCGAGATGCCCCGACTGCACTCCGATACCGCGCCGCGCGGCCCCGAGTTATCCAAGGACGTGCCGCGCACGGACGAGGAGCTGGGTCTCGACCCCGAAATCCCGTCGGTCGGCGAACAGGCCAGGGCGAACGACCCCACGTACGCGTATGCCAGCATTCCCCCCGCCCCGGGCGCGGGCGGTCCCGGCGAGCCGAGCCGCCCCTTGCGCCGCCGCAACGGTGACGCTCGCCGCGGCACCCTCGACCTCGGGCTGTTCGTGCTGCGTCTGGTGGTCGGCGGCACCTTCATCTACCACGGTCTGCAGAAGCTCACGGGCTGGTTCAATGGGTCCGGCCTGGACGGCACCCGCGACATGATGGCCGGGGGCGGCTGGGACCACGCGACGCTGTCGACCATCCTCGTCATCGCCGGCGAAGTCGGCGGCGGTGGACTGCTGGTACTCGGCCTGGCCACCCCATTGGCCGCGGGCGCGGTGCTCGCCGTGATCCTCGACGCGTGGATGTGGAAGCAGGGCATGATCCCCGGATTCCAGTACAAGTCCGGAGTCAAGAGCGGCGTCGAACTCGAGTCCATCCTCGCGGGCACCGCTGTCGTCCTGCTCCTGACCGGTCCGGGCCGCCTGTCCTTCGACCGCAACCGCGGCTGGGCCACCCGCCCCGCCTTCGGCTCCTTCGCCGTGCTGATCCTCGCGATCGCCGCCGCCATCGGCACCTGGTACTGGCTGCACGGCGGCAACCCGCTAACTGGCATCGGCCCCTTCAACTGA
- the ilvD gene encoding dihydroxy-acid dehydratase, whose amino-acid sequence MPPLRSRTTTIGRNAAGARALWRATGMTDSDFGKPIVAIANSYTQFVPGHVHLKNVGEIVADAVRAAGGVPREFHTIAVDDGIAMGHGGMLYSLPSREIIADSVEYMANAHTADALVCISNCDKITPGMLNAAMRLNIPAVFVSGGPMEAGKAVVVGGVAQAPTDLITAIAASANMNVSEDGLSEVERSACPTCGSCSGMFTANSMNCLTEALGLALPGNGSTLATHQARHALFERAGTVIVDIANRWYREDDDSVLPRNVADAKAFRNAMALDVAMGGSTNTVLHTLAAAQEGEIDFDLETIDEISRLVPCLSKVSPNSDYHMEDVHRAGGIPAILGELRRAGLLETDVTTVHTKSFDEWLDNWDIRSGKASEEALELFHAAPGGVRTTEPFSTDNRWSSLDTDAEGGCIRDKAHAYTVEGGLVVLRGNIAPDGAILKTAGIDEELFSFQGPAVVVESQEAAVSAILGKQIKPGDVIVVRYEGPKGGPGMQEMLHPTAFLKGAGLGKECALITDGRFSGGTSGLSIGHMSPEAAAGGAVGLIENGDQVRIDVKTRTLEVLVDDAILAERRAKMDASERPWQPVDRIRPVTTALRAYAALATSADKGAVRQVP is encoded by the coding sequence ATGCCACCGCTTCGCTCACGCACCACCACCATCGGCCGCAATGCCGCGGGCGCTCGCGCGCTCTGGCGCGCCACCGGTATGACCGACTCCGACTTCGGTAAGCCGATCGTCGCCATCGCGAACTCCTACACCCAGTTCGTGCCGGGCCACGTACATCTGAAGAACGTCGGCGAGATCGTCGCCGACGCGGTGCGCGCCGCGGGTGGCGTACCACGGGAGTTCCACACCATCGCGGTCGATGACGGTATCGCGATGGGCCACGGCGGCATGCTCTATTCGCTGCCCTCGCGCGAGATCATCGCCGATTCGGTCGAGTACATGGCGAACGCGCACACCGCCGACGCGCTGGTGTGCATCTCCAACTGCGACAAGATCACTCCCGGCATGCTCAATGCCGCTATGCGCCTGAACATTCCGGCCGTCTTCGTCTCCGGCGGGCCGATGGAGGCCGGGAAGGCCGTGGTCGTCGGCGGTGTCGCACAGGCACCGACCGATCTGATCACCGCGATCGCGGCCAGCGCCAATATGAATGTCAGCGAGGACGGGCTGTCCGAGGTCGAGCGCAGCGCCTGCCCGACCTGCGGCTCCTGCTCGGGCATGTTCACCGCGAATTCGATGAACTGCCTCACCGAGGCGCTGGGACTCGCACTGCCCGGCAACGGGTCGACGCTGGCCACGCATCAGGCCCGCCACGCGCTGTTCGAGCGGGCGGGCACGGTGATCGTCGATATCGCCAACCGCTGGTACCGCGAGGACGACGACTCGGTGCTGCCCCGGAATGTGGCCGATGCCAAGGCCTTCCGCAACGCGATGGCACTGGATGTGGCGATGGGCGGCTCCACCAATACGGTGCTGCACACCCTGGCCGCCGCGCAGGAGGGTGAGATCGACTTCGATCTGGAGACGATCGATGAGATCAGCCGCCTGGTGCCGTGCCTGTCCAAGGTATCGCCCAACTCCGATTACCACATGGAGGACGTGCACCGCGCCGGTGGCATCCCGGCCATCCTCGGCGAGCTGCGCCGCGCCGGTCTGCTGGAGACCGACGTGACCACGGTGCACACCAAGAGCTTCGACGAATGGCTCGACAACTGGGATATCCGCTCCGGCAAGGCATCCGAGGAAGCGCTCGAACTGTTCCACGCCGCGCCGGGCGGTGTGCGTACCACCGAGCCGTTCTCCACGGACAACCGCTGGTCGTCGCTGGACACCGACGCCGAGGGCGGCTGCATCCGCGACAAGGCGCACGCCTACACCGTCGAGGGTGGCTTGGTTGTGTTGCGCGGCAATATCGCTCCCGACGGCGCGATCCTCAAGACCGCGGGCATCGACGAGGAGCTGTTCTCCTTCCAGGGGCCGGCCGTGGTGGTCGAATCCCAAGAGGCGGCGGTCTCGGCGATCCTCGGTAAGCAGATCAAACCGGGCGATGTGATCGTGGTCCGTTACGAGGGCCCCAAGGGCGGTCCCGGGATGCAGGAGATGTTGCACCCCACCGCATTTCTGAAGGGCGCGGGCCTCGGCAAGGAGTGCGCGCTGATCACCGACGGCCGGTTCTCCGGCGGCACCTCGGGTCTGTCGATCGGGCACATGTCCCCCGAGGCGGCCGCGGGCGGCGCCGTCGGCCTGATCGAGAACGGCGATCAGGTCCGCATCGACGTCAAGACCCGCACCCTCGAGGTGCTGGTAGACGATGCGATCCTGGCTGAGCGGCGCGCGAAAATGGATGCCTCCGAACGCCCTTGGCAGCCGGTCGACCGCATCCGCCCGGTCACCACGGCCCTCCGCGCCTACGCCGCATTGGCCACTTCGGCCGATAAGGGCGCGGTTCGCCAGGTGCCCTGA
- a CDS encoding alpha/beta hydrolase family protein, whose product MRTGRMVVAVVFFIVAAVAGCSSSESGPSGPVRGDWRGAIEVPGAPLAVGVSFADNGTAAIDIPLQGVNGVELKDVSAEPDRVEFAIPNLPGDPKFQGKYDKGSNRIVGEFRQAGQSLPLRMEPGKIEPPARPQEPKPPFPYRSDDVTYHNGDITIAGTLTRPEGNGPFPAVLLLSGSGAQDRNEELMGHKPFLLVADTLTRAGYAVLRADDRGIGGTSGKLDDANYSDLVNDAAAGLSFLRARPEIDPARVGLFGHSEGGYLAPLVASRPDSGVAFAILMAGPSVPAWDVLIEQNRALLTAGGAPQSAIDEQVTFITEWTTLIRSGDLAGAKDFSRRHNESLPPDQRASAETLDAYNTTYMASFIVYDPAPALSALRIPVLAFYGTKDMQVLATQNEQPMRDRLAADPDATVHVFPDLNHLMQPATSGLPSEYTSIETTISPDVLTYVTEWLTQRVPTH is encoded by the coding sequence ATGCGCACTGGACGGATGGTTGTCGCTGTTGTGTTCTTCATCGTCGCGGCGGTGGCGGGTTGTTCCAGTTCGGAATCGGGTCCGAGCGGGCCGGTGCGCGGGGATTGGCGCGGGGCCATCGAGGTGCCCGGGGCGCCGTTGGCGGTGGGGGTGAGCTTCGCCGACAATGGCACCGCCGCCATCGACATTCCGCTGCAAGGTGTGAACGGCGTGGAGTTGAAAGACGTTTCCGCCGAACCGGATCGGGTGGAGTTCGCGATTCCGAACCTTCCGGGCGATCCGAAATTCCAGGGCAAATATGACAAGGGCTCGAACCGGATCGTCGGCGAGTTCCGGCAAGCGGGCCAGAGCCTGCCGCTGCGTATGGAGCCCGGCAAGATCGAGCCGCCCGCGCGGCCACAGGAGCCGAAACCGCCGTTCCCGTACCGATCCGACGATGTCACCTACCACAACGGCGATATCACCATCGCGGGCACGCTGACCCGGCCCGAGGGCAACGGACCGTTCCCGGCGGTACTGCTGCTCTCCGGCAGTGGGGCGCAGGACCGCAACGAAGAACTCATGGGGCACAAGCCTTTCCTGCTGGTGGCCGACACGCTGACCCGCGCGGGTTACGCCGTGCTGCGCGCAGATGATCGCGGCATCGGCGGGACCAGCGGCAAGCTCGACGACGCCAACTACTCCGATCTCGTCAACGACGCGGCAGCCGGCCTCAGTTTCCTGCGCGCCCGCCCGGAGATCGACCCGGCCCGCGTCGGCTTGTTCGGCCATAGCGAGGGCGGCTACCTCGCCCCGCTGGTGGCCTCGCGCCCCGACAGTGGCGTCGCCTTCGCGATCCTGATGGCGGGCCCCTCGGTGCCGGCCTGGGATGTGCTGATCGAGCAGAACCGCGCACTGCTCACCGCGGGCGGCGCGCCGCAGTCGGCGATCGACGAGCAAGTCACCTTCATCACCGAGTGGACCACGCTGATCCGCTCTGGCGATCTAGCCGGTGCCAAGGACTTCAGCCGCCGCCACAACGAATCCCTCCCGCCGGACCAGCGCGCCTCCGCCGAAACGCTCGACGCCTACAACACCACGTACATGGCGTCCTTCATCGTCTACGATCCGGCCCCCGCGCTCTCCGCCCTGCGTATCCCGGTCCTGGCCTTCTACGGCACCAAGGACATGCAGGTCCTCGCCACCCAGAACGAACAGCCGATGCGCGATCGCTTGGCCGCCGACCCCGACGCAACCGTCCACGTCTTCCCCGACCTCAACCACCTGATGCAGCCCGCGACCTCCGGCCTCCCGAGCGAGTACACCTCGATCGAGACCACCATCTCGCCCGACGTCCTCACCTACGTCACCGAATGGCTCACCCAACGAGTCCCAACCCACTGA
- the gatB gene encoding Asp-tRNA(Asn)/Glu-tRNA(Gln) amidotransferase subunit GatB, giving the protein MSAPTVDLMDYADVIDRFEPVLGMEVHVELNTATKMFCGCPTEFGAAPNTQVCPVCLGLPGSLPVVNEQAVESAIRIGLALNCSITPWGRFARKNYFYPDQPKNYQISQYDEPIATNGHLDVVLDDGSIFRVEIERAHMEEDTGKSTHVGGSTGRIHGASHSLLDYNRAGVPLIEIVTKPITGSGERAPEVARAYVTALREVLKSLNVSDVKMEQGSLRCDANVSLMSIGATEFGTRTETKNVNSLKSVEVAVRFEMRRQAAILADGGSIVQETRHFHEADGTTAPGRRKETAEDYRYFPEPDLEPVAPEEDMVQRLRGTIPEYPWLRRARIQADWELSDEVMRDLVNAGALDLIIATVDAGAPANEARSWWVAYLTEKAKEREVSLEELPITPAQVAEVIKLVESKTVNNKVAKQVVDFVLAGAGDPAKIVETKGLGMVSDESALKAEVEKALAANPDITEKIRSGKVQAAGKIVGDVMKATRGQADAARVRELVIEACA; this is encoded by the coding sequence ATGAGTGCACCCACCGTCGACTTGATGGACTATGCCGATGTCATCGACCGGTTCGAGCCGGTGCTCGGCATGGAGGTTCACGTCGAGCTGAACACCGCGACGAAGATGTTCTGCGGTTGCCCGACCGAGTTCGGAGCGGCTCCGAACACTCAGGTGTGCCCGGTGTGCCTCGGTCTGCCGGGGTCGCTGCCGGTGGTCAACGAGCAGGCCGTGGAGTCGGCGATCCGGATCGGGCTGGCGCTGAACTGCTCGATCACCCCGTGGGGCCGATTCGCGCGCAAGAACTACTTCTACCCGGACCAGCCGAAGAACTACCAGATCAGCCAGTACGACGAGCCGATCGCCACCAACGGGCACCTCGACGTGGTGCTCGACGACGGCAGCATCTTCCGCGTCGAGATCGAGCGCGCGCATATGGAAGAGGACACCGGCAAGTCGACGCACGTCGGCGGCTCGACCGGTCGCATCCACGGCGCCAGCCACTCGCTGCTGGACTACAACCGCGCGGGCGTGCCGCTGATCGAGATCGTCACCAAGCCGATCACCGGCTCGGGGGAGCGGGCACCGGAGGTCGCGCGCGCCTACGTGACCGCGCTGCGTGAGGTGTTGAAGTCGCTCAACGTCTCCGACGTCAAGATGGAGCAGGGCTCGCTGCGCTGCGATGCCAACGTCTCGCTGATGTCCATCGGCGCAACCGAATTCGGCACCCGCACCGAGACCAAGAACGTGAACTCGCTCAAGAGCGTCGAGGTCGCGGTCCGCTTCGAAATGCGCCGCCAGGCCGCCATTCTGGCCGACGGCGGCTCGATCGTGCAGGAGACCAGGCACTTCCACGAGGCCGACGGCACCACCGCGCCCGGGCGCCGCAAGGAGACCGCCGAGGACTACCGCTACTTCCCCGAGCCCGACCTGGAACCCGTTGCGCCCGAGGAGGATATGGTGCAGCGGCTGCGCGGCACCATTCCGGAGTATCCGTGGCTGCGCCGGGCCCGCATTCAGGCGGACTGGGAGCTGTCCGATGAGGTCATGCGCGATCTGGTGAACGCGGGCGCGCTGGATCTCATCATCGCCACCGTCGACGCGGGCGCCCCGGCCAACGAGGCCCGCTCCTGGTGGGTCGCCTACCTCACCGAGAAGGCCAAGGAGCGTGAGGTTTCCCTGGAGGAGCTGCCCATCACCCCGGCCCAGGTGGCCGAGGTGATCAAGCTCGTCGAGTCGAAGACGGTGAACAACAAGGTCGCCAAGCAGGTTGTCGACTTCGTGCTGGCGGGTGCGGGCGATCCGGCGAAGATCGTCGAGACCAAGGGCCTCGGCATGGTCAGCGACGAGAGTGCACTCAAGGCCGAGGTGGAGAAGGCGCTGGCAGCCAATCCCGATATCACGGAGAAGATCCGTTCGGGCAAGGTGCAGGCGGCGGGCAAGATCGTCGGTGACGTCATGAAGGCCACGCGTGGTCAGGCGGACGCGGCGCGGGTGCGTGAACTCGTGATCGAGGCCTGTGCCTGA
- a CDS encoding alpha/beta hydrolase codes for MSIVSVFEPLRSRRRMAYALAAVGAVVIPLCAAPPIASAQATVDHVTQISAQREEIYVQSPAMGRIVQLDVLLPSNQAVSRPTLYLLDGNGATDTQGESTWSKRGGAVAFFADKPINVVMPVGGGGSFYTDWQKDDPKLGHNKWETFLTAEVPPLVDSLLKGNGVNAIAGVSMGAQAAATLTVRNPSLYRALATFSGCLYSSNLGQFSVRPVVISDGGNPDNMWGPPGDPEWKAHDPSAHLDKLRGKPVFVYTGTGITGPDDLNFDPSFTYPVTLADAILIEQAAHDCTVTILAAMDLAGLHPAVDWNAIGTHSWPYWKKALPNSWPTLRAGLGV; via the coding sequence GTGAGCATTGTTTCTGTATTCGAACCGCTTCGTAGCAGGCGGCGCATGGCATACGCCCTCGCCGCTGTCGGGGCTGTGGTCATACCGCTGTGCGCCGCACCACCGATCGCGAGCGCGCAAGCCACCGTCGATCACGTCACACAGATCTCGGCCCAGCGGGAGGAGATCTATGTCCAGTCGCCCGCGATGGGTCGGATTGTCCAACTCGACGTGCTGCTGCCGAGCAATCAGGCGGTGTCGCGCCCCACCCTGTATCTGCTCGACGGAAACGGAGCAACCGACACCCAGGGTGAAAGCACTTGGTCCAAGCGCGGCGGCGCGGTGGCGTTCTTCGCCGACAAACCCATCAACGTGGTGATGCCGGTCGGTGGCGGCGGAAGCTTCTACACCGACTGGCAGAAGGACGACCCCAAGCTCGGGCACAACAAGTGGGAAACCTTCCTGACGGCCGAGGTTCCCCCGTTGGTGGACAGTTTGTTGAAAGGCAACGGCGTCAACGCGATCGCCGGTGTGTCGATGGGTGCTCAGGCCGCGGCGACATTGACCGTGCGCAATCCTTCCCTGTACCGGGCACTGGCCACCTTCAGCGGCTGCCTGTACTCCAGTAACCTCGGGCAATTCTCGGTGCGGCCGGTGGTCATCTCCGACGGCGGAAATCCGGACAACATGTGGGGACCCCCGGGCGACCCGGAATGGAAAGCTCACGATCCCAGCGCACACCTCGACAAGCTGCGCGGCAAACCGGTCTTCGTCTACACCGGCACCGGCATCACCGGCCCCGACGATCTCAACTTCGACCCCAGTTTCACCTACCCGGTCACCCTGGCCGACGCGATCCTGATCGAGCAGGCCGCGCACGACTGCACCGTCACCATACTGGCGGCAATGGATCTGGCCGGCCTGCATCCGGCCGTCGACTGGAATGCGATCGGCACCCATTCCTGGCCGTATTGGAAGAAAGCGCTGCCGAATTCTTGGCCGACCCTGAGAGCAGGTCTCGGCGTGTAA
- a CDS encoding PQQ-dependent sugar dehydrogenase, whose translation MSLVVAGRIALSLALGSVLMVGCARFDDSASSPFTPEPTFSPAEPKSPQQNPSQRPRPTGPCIDPDPNVVTTCLDSTGGIIGLGEDALVAERRTGRIFKTVAVDASDPQSPPILVGQVDVDGSGDGGITDIALSPTYREDGLIYAYITTPSDNRVVRIAENGPPKEILTGIPKGSVGNHGALEFVSPTELLVLTGNAGNPGLASTPSSLAGKVLRINSPAPGANAEVVVSGIGTAGDLCDDGKDSVWITDRTPTEDRLQRLAKDGSVTTAWTWPDRPGVGGCAAGPDVVAIAMSGAKALAIASPDATTHAVTAAPTLIVQDKYGRLGGAAPGGDGTIWATTVNNDDNHGPFDDRVIKIPPPSQSTGPD comes from the coding sequence ATGAGTTTGGTTGTCGCGGGCCGAATCGCCCTGAGCCTGGCGCTGGGCTCCGTCCTGATGGTCGGCTGCGCTCGGTTCGACGATTCCGCCTCCAGCCCCTTCACACCCGAACCGACCTTCAGCCCCGCCGAACCCAAATCGCCGCAGCAGAACCCCTCGCAGCGCCCCCGTCCGACCGGGCCTTGTATCGATCCGGACCCGAATGTGGTGACCACCTGCCTGGACTCCACCGGCGGCATCATCGGCCTCGGCGAGGATGCCTTGGTCGCCGAGCGGCGCACCGGACGCATCTTCAAGACCGTCGCGGTGGATGCGAGCGATCCGCAGTCGCCGCCGATCCTGGTCGGCCAAGTGGACGTGGACGGCTCGGGCGACGGCGGCATCACCGATATCGCACTCTCGCCGACCTACCGCGAGGACGGCCTCATCTACGCCTACATCACCACCCCGTCCGACAACCGGGTGGTCCGCATCGCCGAGAACGGCCCGCCGAAGGAAATCCTGACCGGCATTCCGAAGGGGTCCGTCGGCAATCACGGTGCGCTGGAATTCGTTTCGCCGACCGAACTGCTGGTGCTGACCGGCAATGCGGGCAATCCCGGTTTGGCCAGCACGCCGTCGTCACTGGCCGGCAAGGTGCTGCGGATCAACTCCCCCGCGCCGGGCGCGAATGCGGAGGTCGTGGTCTCCGGCATCGGCACGGCGGGCGACCTGTGTGATGACGGCAAGGACAGCGTCTGGATCACCGACCGCACCCCGACCGAGGACCGCCTGCAGCGCCTGGCCAAGGACGGATCCGTCACCACCGCGTGGACCTGGCCGGACCGACCGGGCGTCGGCGGCTGTGCGGCGGGGCCCGATGTGGTGGCGATCGCGATGTCGGGGGCGAAGGCGCTGGCGATCGCGAGTCCGGACGCGACCACGCATGCGGTGACCGCCGCACCGACCCTCATCGTGCAGGACAAGTACGGCAGGCTCGGCGGGGCCGCGCCCGGTGGTGACGGCACCATCTGGGCGACCACGGTCAACAACGACGACAATCACGGCCCCTTCGACGATCGCGTGATCAAGATCCCGCCGCCGTCGCAGAGCACCGGTCCGGACTAG